In one window of Siphonobacter curvatus DNA:
- the msrA gene encoding peptide-methionine (S)-S-oxide reductase MsrA has product MKTFIQTLKWSLLSVATLMACQSPAQEQKKAMTTDKPLPKTTVNVPAGLEVATLGSGCFWCTEAVFQRLEGVVKVESGYSGGFVEDPSYKAVCTGQTGHAEVTQITYDPKKISYADLLAVFWRTHDPTTLNRQGNDEGPQYRSAVFYHNEKQKEEAEHWKAEVDKAKIYPDPLVTEITPFTNFYKAEAYHQDYYNQNGRQPYCLFVVRPKVEKFEKVFKDKLKQTH; this is encoded by the coding sequence ATGAAAACATTCATTCAAACGCTCAAATGGAGTCTTCTGTCGGTGGCAACGCTTATGGCTTGCCAGTCTCCCGCACAGGAGCAAAAGAAAGCTATGACAACGGACAAACCTCTGCCTAAAACCACTGTAAACGTACCTGCGGGTCTGGAAGTAGCCACGTTAGGATCTGGCTGTTTTTGGTGTACGGAGGCAGTGTTTCAGCGGTTGGAAGGCGTCGTGAAAGTGGAATCGGGTTACTCAGGTGGTTTTGTGGAAGATCCTTCCTATAAAGCCGTCTGCACGGGACAAACCGGTCACGCTGAAGTAACGCAGATTACCTACGATCCCAAGAAAATCAGCTACGCTGATCTGCTGGCCGTATTCTGGCGTACGCACGATCCAACCACGCTGAATCGTCAGGGCAACGATGAAGGCCCGCAGTACCGTTCGGCGGTTTTCTATCACAACGAAAAACAAAAAGAAGAGGCTGAACACTGGAAAGCGGAAGTAGACAAGGCGAAAATTTATCCCGATCCGCTGGTAACGGAGATTACCCCCTTTACCAACTTCTACAAAGCCGAAGCCTACCACCAGGATTACTACAACCAAAATGGCCGTCAGCCCTATTGTTTGTTTGTGGTGCGACCCAAAGTTGAAAAGTTTGAGAAAGTATTTAAAGATAAACTCAAACAAACGCATTAA
- a CDS encoding polyphosphate kinase 2 family protein, with translation MNVSLNSDDFRFTGKGSFKIKEAATKIKDLYQNKDEYEELLTQYRQEIDDLQSLMYAHNRYGLLLIFQAMDAAGKDGTIGHVITGVNPFGVNIHNFKKPSSLELEHDFMWRTSLRLPQRGTIGIFNRSYYEEVLVTKVHPDIITNTQLLPHELTEDMDKLFKHRYKDIKAFEKYLRHNGIEVMKFFLNVSKQEQASRLISRIEDASKNWKFEESDVNERDYWDDYMQAYEETINQTSTKKSPWYIIPADDKKNMRLIVSQLILEKLSSLSMHYPESSEERQKELKKLIDRINEQTKA, from the coding sequence ATGAATGTATCACTCAACTCCGATGATTTTCGGTTCACAGGCAAGGGTTCTTTCAAAATCAAGGAAGCCGCAACGAAAATTAAAGATCTGTATCAGAACAAAGATGAATACGAAGAGCTGCTGACGCAGTATCGTCAGGAAATCGACGATTTGCAAAGCCTGATGTATGCTCACAATCGTTACGGACTTTTGTTGATTTTTCAGGCCATGGACGCCGCCGGTAAAGACGGAACCATCGGCCACGTGATTACCGGCGTCAACCCTTTTGGCGTCAATATTCATAATTTCAAGAAGCCTTCTTCGCTCGAACTCGAACACGATTTCATGTGGCGTACGAGCCTGCGACTGCCGCAGCGGGGTACCATTGGTATCTTCAACCGCAGTTATTATGAAGAAGTCCTCGTCACCAAAGTCCATCCCGATATTATTACGAACACGCAACTGCTGCCCCATGAGCTTACCGAAGACATGGATAAGCTTTTCAAACATCGGTATAAAGACATCAAGGCGTTCGAAAAATACCTGCGGCATAACGGCATTGAGGTCATGAAATTCTTTCTAAACGTTTCGAAGCAAGAACAGGCCAGTCGCCTCATCAGTCGTATCGAAGATGCTTCGAAGAATTGGAAATTTGAAGAAAGTGACGTCAACGAGCGGGACTACTGGGATGATTATATGCAGGCCTACGAAGAAACCATCAACCAAACGTCGACGAAAAAATCGCCCTGGTATATCATCCCGGCGGATGATAAAAAGAATATGCGGTTGATTGTAAGCCAGCTGATTCTGGAAAAGCTTAGTAGCCTCTCCATGCATTATCCCGAAAGCAGTGAAGAACGTCAAAAAGAGCTGAAGAAGCTGATTGATCGTATCAACGAGCAGACCAAAGCTTAA
- a CDS encoding phytoene desaturase family protein, translating to MGKRVIVIGAGFSGLAAATALADRGYSVTILEKNDTPGGRARQFEAKGFVFDMGPSWYWMPDVFERYFARFGKKPSDYYELKRLDPSYTVIFNTEDVIDLPANQTELEQLFESIEPGSAPRLRAFLQQASYKYDVGMNNFVWKPSRSLTEFLSLKLLADVSRLDVLQSFHQHIRKYFKQEKILKLMEFPILFLGAIPQNTPALYSLMNYAEIALGTWYPMGGMHEIVKAMVSLAEEKGVQINLGEEVEQLIIKGGKVREVQTKLGTYQVDMLVAGADYHHVEDALVEPQFRNYTEAYWNSRTMAPSSILFYLGVDRRVDKLQHHNLFFDEDFSLHAHEIYTQPQWPSKPLFYASAPSKTDPSVAPEGCENLFLLIPVAPGLSDDTETIREQYYNLIMDRLEQYVGHAIRPHVVYKRSYAHRDFIEDYHAFKGNAYGLANTLRQTALLKPTLKNKKVSNLYYTGQLTVPGPGVPPALISGLVVADELHREQQV from the coding sequence ATGGGCAAACGAGTAATAGTTATAGGAGCTGGATTTTCGGGACTGGCGGCCGCTACGGCTCTGGCTGATCGCGGTTATTCCGTGACCATCCTGGAAAAAAATGATACGCCGGGTGGTCGAGCCCGTCAATTCGAAGCCAAAGGCTTTGTCTTTGACATGGGGCCCAGTTGGTACTGGATGCCGGATGTGTTCGAAAGATATTTTGCCCGTTTTGGAAAGAAACCCTCGGATTACTACGAGCTTAAACGGCTGGATCCTTCGTATACGGTAATTTTCAATACCGAAGACGTGATTGATCTGCCCGCTAATCAAACGGAACTCGAGCAACTGTTTGAAAGCATAGAACCTGGTAGTGCACCGCGTTTGCGGGCTTTTCTACAACAGGCCTCTTATAAATATGACGTAGGGATGAATAATTTCGTTTGGAAACCCAGCCGGAGCCTTACGGAGTTTTTGAGCCTCAAATTACTCGCCGACGTCAGTCGGCTGGATGTTCTTCAATCCTTTCACCAACACATCCGCAAATACTTCAAGCAGGAGAAAATTCTTAAACTCATGGAGTTCCCCATTTTATTTCTGGGGGCTATTCCACAAAATACGCCGGCCCTGTATAGCCTGATGAACTACGCTGAAATTGCCCTGGGTACTTGGTATCCGATGGGTGGGATGCACGAAATCGTGAAAGCGATGGTGAGTCTGGCGGAAGAAAAAGGCGTACAGATCAATCTGGGCGAAGAAGTCGAACAACTCATTATCAAAGGGGGAAAAGTGCGGGAGGTGCAAACCAAACTCGGTACCTATCAGGTGGATATGCTGGTAGCGGGAGCGGATTACCACCACGTGGAAGATGCCCTGGTCGAACCTCAATTCCGGAACTACACCGAAGCATACTGGAATAGCCGGACGATGGCTCCTTCTTCTATTCTATTTTATCTGGGCGTCGACCGACGCGTGGATAAACTGCAACATCATAATTTGTTTTTTGACGAAGATTTCAGTCTGCACGCCCACGAAATCTATACACAGCCGCAGTGGCCTTCTAAGCCTTTGTTTTATGCCTCAGCTCCGTCCAAAACGGATCCGAGCGTGGCCCCGGAAGGTTGCGAAAATCTGTTTTTACTCATTCCAGTGGCTCCAGGATTATCTGACGATACCGAAACGATACGCGAACAGTATTACAACCTGATCATGGATCGCCTGGAGCAGTACGTAGGACATGCCATTCGCCCGCACGTCGTTTACAAACGCAGCTACGCCCACCGGGATTTTATAGAGGATTACCACGCCTTCAAAGGCAATGCTTATGGGCTAGCCAATACGCTCCGGCAAACCGCCTTATTGAAACCCACCCTGAAGAATAAAAAAGTCAGCAATCTATACTATACCGGTCAACTGACTGTACCCGGACCAGGGGTGCCGCCAGCCTTGATTTCGGGTCTGGTAGTTGCCGATGAACTCCACCGGGAACAGCAAGTGTAG
- a CDS encoding RNA polymerase sigma factor: MTALEFTHHVGHVSKSLRPFALRLTKDAEEANDLLQDTLLKAFTNRDKYADGTNIKAWLYTIMKNTFITNYQRMVRKNTFIDTSDDLYYLNSLESSTDNQAYSTFAMEDINAAIRVLDDSHKTPFLMYFQGYKYHEIAEQLQIPIGTVKNRIHLARKELKDRLSVYEYAV, translated from the coding sequence ATGACTGCTCTTGAATTTACTCATCACGTTGGCCATGTGTCCAAATCTCTTCGACCCTTTGCGTTACGGCTGACGAAAGATGCTGAAGAAGCCAACGATCTGTTACAAGATACGCTACTCAAAGCCTTTACGAATCGTGATAAGTACGCCGATGGAACTAACATCAAAGCGTGGCTGTACACGATCATGAAAAATACGTTCATTACGAATTACCAGCGAATGGTACGTAAGAACACGTTTATCGATACTTCGGATGACTTGTACTATCTGAACTCCCTGGAGAGTTCAACCGATAATCAAGCTTATTCAACCTTTGCCATGGAAGATATCAATGCGGCCATTCGGGTACTCGACGATTCGCATAAGACACCTTTTTTGATGTATTTTCAGGGATATAAGTATCATGAAATTGCTGAGCAATTACAGATCCCGATTGGCACCGTAAAAAATCGCATTCACCTGGCTCGTAAAGAGTTGAAAGATCGCCTCAGCGTGTACGAATACGCCGTTTAG
- the panB gene encoding 3-methyl-2-oxobutanoate hydroxymethyltransferase — protein sequence MSVHNPDIKRVTTHTLQELKAKGEKISCLTAYDFSMAKLIDAAGVEVILVGDSASNVMAGHETTLPITLDQMIYHAQSVVRGVKRALVVVDLPFGSYQGNSQEALRSAIRIMKESGAHAVKLEGGTEIRESIERVLSAGIPVMGHLGLTPQSIYKFGTYAVRAKEEAEAQKLKDDAELLEELGCFAYVLEKIPAALAAEVTASVHIPSIGIGAGAGCDGQILVMHDMLGINQEFKPRFLRRYADLSEVIQKAVSHYVDDVKTKDFPSEKEGY from the coding sequence ATGTCCGTACATAATCCCGATATCAAGCGAGTGACGACGCATACGTTACAGGAATTAAAAGCAAAAGGGGAAAAGATTAGTTGTCTGACCGCTTACGATTTCTCGATGGCCAAGCTCATCGATGCGGCTGGCGTAGAAGTCATTCTGGTGGGCGATTCCGCTTCGAATGTGATGGCGGGCCATGAAACCACCCTGCCCATTACGCTGGATCAGATGATCTATCACGCTCAGTCCGTGGTACGCGGCGTGAAACGGGCTTTGGTAGTAGTCGACTTACCTTTTGGTTCCTACCAGGGTAATTCGCAGGAAGCCCTGCGTTCGGCCATTCGGATTATGAAAGAGTCGGGAGCCCACGCCGTGAAATTGGAAGGGGGAACCGAAATTCGGGAATCCATTGAACGCGTACTCAGTGCCGGTATTCCAGTCATGGGCCATTTGGGTCTTACGCCCCAGTCGATTTACAAGTTCGGAACCTACGCCGTGCGAGCCAAGGAAGAGGCCGAAGCCCAAAAGCTGAAAGACGATGCAGAGTTGCTGGAAGAGCTCGGCTGCTTTGCCTATGTACTCGAGAAAATTCCGGCGGCTCTGGCGGCGGAAGTAACGGCTTCCGTTCATATCCCAAGCATCGGGATTGGAGCCGGAGCGGGCTGTGACGGACAGATTCTGGTCATGCATGACATGTTAGGAATCAATCAGGAGTTTAAGCCACGTTTCCTACGTCGATACGCTGATCTCTCTGAAGTGATCCAAAAAGCGGTATCCCATTACGTGGATGATGTAAAAACGAAAGACTTTCCCTCCGAGAAAGAAGGCTACTAA
- a CDS encoding TonB-dependent receptor: MIRWLIGIGLLLMSSGLQAQNCSCTLRGEVHDRQTGQPVAGAVIWLPQAQRQTQTNAAGRYELRNLCQGQYRLICQVLGYQSDTLSIELRHEELEQDLHLQEEDVHLQNVTITAQRLESSLLTRSTIEGSALDQTRGQTLSDALKNVTGVTSLQTGSSIGKPIIHGMHSNRVLILNNGIRQEGQQWGSEHAPEIDPFVAKRLTVVKGAAGVRYGPEALAGVVLVEPEPLPQQPDFQGELNLVGFSNGRQGVGSLQLQGGLGVIPGLAWRLQGTLKRGGNLRTPGYFLANTGISERNYSVTLGYRRGNWQLEGFMSQFSTELGIFSGSHIGSVSDLENVLKNGEPFIKSGFSYQINRPFQDVSHTLQKLKISYAPAQRGLWSLTLARQINQRAEYDLHRPRNDSLANLNRPELNFKLTSYNADLVWEHPAIAKKITGSAGLSLSYQRNLVYGRPLIPNFRQLTTGFFWLEKYTHQDWELEAGVRYDFRYQRITLFPSRGVRTYKHLQFGNASGSLGVLRRLGSHWSMRLNGGMAWRPPNVNELYSAGVHHGAAAYEEGEASLKPETAFNLDYTTEYTGKRLRAEVSVYRNYIQNFIYLKPQSEPILTIRGAFPYFKYTQVDAVFQGIDASFTYLITKQLSWQTKYAVVRAKDVEHEARLVQIPPDRLENSLRLQPEKAVLGLTNVFVEAGHSYVAKQIRAPENGDFAPPPAAYWLWNAAMGGSIPIHRHPLQLSLSVSNAFNTRYRDYLNRFRYYADDQGRNLSLRAKWIF, translated from the coding sequence ATGATTCGCTGGTTGATCGGAATAGGATTACTGTTAATGAGTAGTGGGCTACAGGCTCAGAACTGCTCGTGTACGTTACGGGGGGAAGTGCATGACCGGCAGACCGGACAGCCCGTAGCGGGGGCCGTCATCTGGTTGCCTCAAGCCCAGCGGCAAACGCAAACGAATGCCGCCGGGCGGTATGAACTGCGTAACCTTTGCCAGGGTCAGTATCGGCTTATTTGCCAAGTACTGGGCTATCAGTCGGACACCCTTTCCATCGAATTACGCCATGAGGAACTGGAACAGGACTTGCATTTACAAGAGGAAGACGTTCACTTACAGAATGTTACCATAACGGCCCAACGACTGGAAAGCTCCCTGCTCACCCGCTCGACCATCGAAGGTTCAGCCCTGGACCAGACCCGCGGGCAGACCCTTTCCGATGCTTTAAAAAACGTAACGGGTGTTACATCCCTGCAAACGGGAAGTAGTATTGGCAAGCCTATTATTCATGGCATGCATTCCAACCGGGTACTGATTCTCAACAATGGTATTCGTCAGGAAGGCCAACAATGGGGCAGCGAACACGCTCCGGAAATTGACCCTTTTGTGGCCAAACGTTTAACGGTTGTGAAAGGGGCGGCAGGCGTTCGGTATGGACCGGAGGCCCTGGCGGGTGTAGTCCTAGTAGAACCTGAACCACTGCCACAACAACCTGATTTTCAGGGTGAACTGAACTTGGTTGGTTTCAGTAATGGACGGCAGGGCGTCGGCTCTTTACAGCTACAGGGCGGCCTGGGCGTAATCCCTGGTCTGGCCTGGCGCCTGCAGGGCACCCTCAAACGGGGGGGCAACCTCCGTACACCCGGTTACTTTCTGGCTAATACGGGTATCTCCGAACGTAATTATTCCGTAACCCTGGGTTATCGGCGGGGAAACTGGCAACTGGAAGGCTTTATGAGCCAATTTTCGACGGAACTGGGCATTTTCAGCGGTTCACACATTGGCAGTGTGAGTGATCTGGAAAACGTACTAAAAAACGGCGAACCCTTTATTAAAAGTGGCTTTAGCTATCAGATCAACCGCCCTTTTCAGGACGTTTCTCATACGCTACAGAAGCTGAAAATCAGTTACGCTCCGGCTCAACGGGGTCTTTGGAGCCTTACGCTGGCCCGGCAAATCAACCAGCGGGCCGAGTACGATTTACACCGCCCCCGTAACGATAGTTTAGCGAATCTGAACCGGCCGGAGCTGAACTTCAAGCTGACCAGTTACAACGCCGACTTGGTTTGGGAGCACCCAGCGATCGCTAAAAAAATCACGGGCTCGGCCGGACTCAGCCTTTCCTATCAGCGAAACCTGGTATACGGTCGCCCACTGATTCCAAATTTCCGGCAGCTAACGACAGGGTTCTTTTGGTTAGAAAAATACACCCATCAGGACTGGGAATTGGAGGCAGGGGTACGCTATGACTTTCGTTATCAACGGATTACTCTTTTTCCTAGTCGAGGCGTACGTACGTACAAGCATTTACAATTTGGGAATGCCTCGGGTAGTCTGGGGGTGCTTCGACGGCTGGGTTCGCATTGGTCCATGCGGTTAAACGGTGGCATGGCCTGGCGACCTCCGAATGTCAATGAGCTGTATAGTGCGGGCGTTCACCACGGAGCCGCCGCTTACGAGGAAGGTGAGGCAAGCCTGAAACCCGAAACCGCCTTTAACCTGGACTACACAACCGAGTACACGGGTAAGCGGCTGCGGGCGGAGGTTTCCGTTTACCGCAATTACATTCAGAACTTTATTTATCTGAAGCCGCAGTCCGAACCCATTCTGACCATTCGCGGAGCGTTCCCTTATTTCAAGTACACGCAGGTTGATGCGGTTTTCCAGGGAATCGATGCCTCCTTTACGTACCTGATAACCAAACAACTAAGCTGGCAAACCAAATACGCCGTGGTACGAGCAAAGGATGTTGAACACGAGGCCCGACTCGTCCAAATTCCACCCGATCGATTGGAAAACTCCCTGCGGTTACAGCCCGAGAAAGCTGTACTGGGCTTGACGAATGTCTTTGTGGAAGCCGGGCATTCTTACGTAGCTAAACAAATCCGGGCTCCTGAAAACGGCGACTTTGCTCCTCCCCCAGCGGCCTACTGGCTTTGGAATGCGGCCATGGGCGGTTCTATTCCCATCCATCGTCACCCTTTGCAACTGAGCTTGAGCGTCAGTAATGCCTTTAACACCCGCTATCGCGATTACCTCAATCGCTTCCGGTACTACGCTGATGATCAGGGCCGTAATCTGAGCCTGCGAGCCAAGTGGATTTTTTAA
- a CDS encoding Dabb family protein, producing the protein MKNVSRRKFLTTSAVVAATPATVLPVAAAPSKELFVHHVYFFLKNKGNEADRTKLMEGLEKLRKVPTIRLSHIGVPAPTNRSVIEKGYDVSWMLFFDNLDEEEIYQKHPIHLKFVEDYSHLWEKVIVYDSIGPAPKKA; encoded by the coding sequence ATGAAAAACGTATCCCGCAGAAAATTCCTGACGACTTCTGCCGTAGTGGCGGCAACCCCCGCAACGGTATTACCCGTGGCCGCGGCACCCTCGAAAGAACTCTTCGTGCACCACGTGTACTTCTTTCTGAAAAATAAAGGAAACGAAGCTGACCGTACTAAATTAATGGAAGGTCTCGAAAAACTTCGGAAGGTTCCGACCATCCGCCTGAGTCACATTGGCGTTCCAGCTCCTACCAACCGTAGTGTGATTGAAAAAGGCTACGATGTTTCGTGGATGTTGTTCTTTGATAACCTAGATGAAGAAGAAATTTACCAAAAGCACCCAATTCACCTTAAATTTGTGGAAGATTATTCCCATTTGTGGGAAAAGGTAATTGTTTACGATTCCATTGGACCTGCGCCCAAAAAAGCTTAA
- a CDS encoding glycosyltransferase family protein — translation MRILFFIQGEGRGHQTQAVALYEILRNQGHELVGAIVGVAPEREISSLLRQYLPTDFKAVESPALLYSDKTKALAVGPTLLTNARKGTRFWRQAAEINAFIQEKKPTVIVNFYEMMCGVWQWQYRSPIPVVCIAHQYLLQHRHFELPAEGVLNRRIVNTITWLSAVGSRRKLALSFYEMADDVAANIYVIPPLLRQNVLELETTEEPFLLAYTTNYRLASDLEDWCRTHPDTQVQAFWDRPGSAAIEQPLPNLTLHQVNATAFLDAMRRCRGLVSTSGFESICEAMYLGKPVMLFPTPGHFEQAVNALDAVRAGVGIRATSFLDLDRFLSYLPTHQSIQTRFQNWHRRGSELIVRHLEELSR, via the coding sequence ATGCGAATTCTTTTTTTTATTCAGGGCGAAGGCCGTGGCCATCAGACGCAGGCGGTTGCTCTGTACGAAATCCTGCGAAATCAGGGGCACGAGTTAGTAGGGGCCATCGTAGGCGTTGCTCCGGAACGGGAGATTTCTTCCCTGCTTCGGCAGTACTTGCCCACGGATTTTAAAGCGGTGGAAAGTCCAGCCTTGCTATACAGTGACAAAACCAAAGCCCTTGCCGTAGGGCCTACGCTGCTGACGAACGCCCGCAAAGGCACCCGTTTCTGGCGACAGGCCGCAGAAATCAATGCGTTTATCCAGGAAAAAAAGCCCACGGTCATCGTAAATTTTTACGAAATGATGTGCGGGGTCTGGCAATGGCAATACCGCTCGCCGATTCCGGTCGTCTGCATTGCTCACCAATATTTATTACAGCACCGCCACTTCGAGCTTCCCGCCGAAGGCGTACTCAACCGGCGAATCGTCAATACCATCACCTGGTTGTCGGCCGTAGGAAGCCGCCGGAAATTAGCCCTGTCTTTCTACGAAATGGCGGATGATGTGGCCGCCAATATTTACGTCATTCCGCCCTTACTCCGACAAAACGTATTGGAACTGGAAACGACTGAAGAACCTTTCCTGCTGGCCTACACAACCAATTACCGCTTAGCCTCGGATCTGGAAGACTGGTGCCGTACGCATCCCGACACCCAAGTACAGGCCTTCTGGGATCGCCCGGGATCGGCAGCCATCGAGCAGCCTTTGCCTAATCTAACGCTTCACCAGGTGAATGCGACGGCTTTTCTGGATGCCATGCGTCGCTGCCGGGGACTGGTGAGTACGTCTGGTTTCGAGTCGATCTGTGAGGCCATGTACCTGGGTAAGCCCGTCATGTTATTCCCAACGCCGGGGCATTTTGAACAGGCCGTGAATGCCTTGGATGCCGTACGAGCCGGCGTCGGTATACGAGCTACGTCGTTTCTGGATCTGGATCGCTTTCTAAGCTACTTACCAACCCACCAGTCCATCCAGACCCGTTTTCAAAACTGGCATCGACGCGGTTCCGAGCTGATCGTACGGCACCTGGAAGAACTCAGTCGTTAA
- a CDS encoding phytoene/squalene synthase family protein, protein MLALYEQTTLECSRLITQRYSTSFTLGIKTLDPKLHWAIYAIYGFVRYADEIVDTFHDFNKKELLLRFKHDTYQAIEEGISLNPVLHSFQKVVNQFGIERPLIEAFLRSMEMDLDETKYNEAGYETYIYGSAEVVGLMCLRVFCDGDCQQYDQLCEPARRLGSAFQKVNFLRDIKSDFHDRGRVYFPGVDFSRFSAQDKKSIEADIQADFDAALTGIRQLPRSARMGVYLAYCYYLRLFAKIKALPIARIQEERIRVPDVQKLLMLAKIYLSFRTI, encoded by the coding sequence ATGCTGGCTTTATACGAACAAACCACGCTGGAATGCAGTCGCCTGATTACCCAGCGGTACAGTACTTCCTTTACCTTAGGTATCAAAACCCTGGATCCCAAACTCCACTGGGCCATCTATGCCATTTATGGGTTTGTGCGTTACGCGGATGAAATTGTGGATACCTTTCATGATTTTAACAAAAAGGAATTACTACTGCGCTTCAAGCATGACACGTATCAAGCCATTGAAGAGGGCATTAGCCTGAATCCCGTTCTGCATTCCTTTCAGAAGGTAGTAAACCAGTTTGGGATCGAACGACCCTTGATTGAAGCCTTTCTCCGATCCATGGAAATGGACCTCGACGAGACGAAATACAACGAAGCGGGCTACGAAACCTACATCTATGGTTCGGCCGAGGTCGTGGGTTTGATGTGCCTTCGAGTCTTCTGCGACGGCGACTGCCAGCAATACGATCAGTTGTGCGAACCGGCCCGCCGGCTGGGCTCGGCCTTTCAGAAAGTGAATTTTTTACGAGATATCAAGTCCGATTTTCACGATCGGGGACGGGTTTATTTCCCCGGCGTTGATTTCAGCCGATTCTCTGCCCAAGATAAGAAAAGCATTGAAGCGGATATTCAGGCCGATTTTGATGCGGCTTTGACGGGTATTCGCCAGTTGCCACGTTCGGCCCGTATGGGCGTGTATCTGGCTTACTGTTATTACCTACGCCTTTTTGCTAAGATTAAGGCGCTTCCGATTGCCCGTATTCAGGAAGAAAGGATTCGGGTACCCGATGTACAGAAGCTGCTCATGCTGGCTAAAATTTATCTTTCCTTCCGCACGATTTAA
- a CDS encoding DUF2905 domain-containing protein: protein MNPQLGKWLMGLGGLLLGAGLLIYLFSDKLQGLGRLPGDIRIERENFRMYLPITTCLLVTLLINVVLWLVRKWF, encoded by the coding sequence ATGAATCCTCAATTAGGCAAGTGGCTGATGGGACTGGGTGGGTTATTACTCGGGGCCGGACTGTTGATTTATTTATTTTCCGATAAATTGCAGGGGCTGGGTCGATTGCCCGGCGATATTCGGATTGAACGGGAAAATTTCCGGATGTACCTACCCATTACCACCTGCCTATTGGTGACCCTACTCATTAATGTGGTTCTTTGGCTGGTGCGGAAATGGTTTTAG